GCGCGCCGTATCGATATCGATGTTGAACAAGCGGGCATCAAGCTCCTGCGCGTGCGTGACGACGGCGGTGGCATTTCATCTGATGATCTGCCGTTGGCGCTGGCACGACACGCCACCAGCAAGATTCGTGATCTGGAAGACCTTGAGCGTGTCATGAGCCTAGGTTTTCGCGGAGAGGCGCTTGCCTCAATCAGTTCGGTCGCGCGCCTCACGCTGACATCTCGCACGCGCGACGCTGATCAAGCCTGGCAAGTTGAGACCGAAGGCCGCGACATGGCTTCTCGCGTCCAGCCCGCCGCGCACCCGGTCGGCACGTCGGTTGAAGTGCGTGACTTGTTTTTCAACACGCCGGCGCGGCGCAAGTTCCTCAAGGCCGAAAAAACCGAATTCGATCACCTGCAAGAAGTCATCAAACGCATGGCATTGGCGCGTTTTGACGTGGCGTTTCATCTGCGACACAACGGCAAGACCATCCTCAGTCTGCACGAGGCGCGTGATGACGTTGCCCGTGCACGGAGGGTTTCGGCCATCTGCGGCGCAGGGTTTCTCGAGCAGGCGCTGCCAATCGAGATTGACCGTAACGGCCTGAAACTGTGGGGGTGGGTGGGCCTGCCGACGTTCTCGCGCAGCCAGGCGGACCTGCAGTATTTCTTCGTCAATGGCCGGGCAGTGCGCGACAAGCTGGTCGCCCACGCGGTGCGTCAGGCTTACCGCGACGTTCTGTTCAACGGCCGGCATCCCACGTTCGTGCTGTTTTTCGAGGTCGATCCGGCCGTCGTCGACGTTAACGTACACCCCACCAAACACGAAGTTCGCTTCCGCGATGGTCGCATGGTCCATGATTTTCTATATGGCACATTGCACCGTGCGTTAGGCGACGTGCGTCCGGAAGATCAGTTGGCGGGCACAACTTCTGTGACTGCGCTGGTGCGGCCGACCGGTCCGGATGCCGGCGAGTTTGGGCCTCAAGGTGAAATGCGCCTTGCAAGCAACCTGCTGGAACAGCCGCAGGGTGATACTGCGCTCAGGCCTGCGGGTTCGGGCAGTGGTGCCGGTTATCAGTACCAGTACACACCGCGCCCGTCGTCTGTTTTGCCAGCGGCAGAGGCGCAGGCTGCGTATCGCGAGTTTTTTGCGCCGCTCCCCGGCGCCCAGGGTGAGAGTGCCGGTTTACCTGGCGCCAACCCGGTAGCGCTTCCCGATTCGACGGGTGACGTTCCGCCTCTGGGCTACGCGTTGGCGCAGCTCAAGGGCATTTACATTCTTGCGGAAAACGCTCATGGGCTCGTGCTGGTGGACATGCACGCCGCTCACGAGCGGATCATGTACGAACGGCTAAAAATCGCCATGGCCAGCGAAGGCCTGAGCGGTCAGCCACTGTTGGTGCCTGAGTCGCTGGCCGTGAGTCAGCGTGAGGCCGATTGTGCAGAAGAGCACATCGCGACCTTCCAGCAACTGGGCTTTGAGCTGCAGCGTCTCGGCCCGGAAACCCTGGCGATTCGTCAGATACCCGCGTTGCTCAAGCAGGCCGAAGCCAACCAGCTGGTGCAGGACGTGCTGGCTGATTTGATGGAGTACGGCACCAGTGATCGCGTGCAGGCACACATGAACGAACTGCTCGGCACCATGGCGTGCCACGGCGCGATCCGTGCGAACCGGCGTCTGGCGATCCCCGAAATGAACGGCCTGCTGCGTGACATGGAAAATACCGAGCGCAGCGGTCAATGCAATCACGGCAGGCCTACATGGACCCAGTTGGGTCTGGACGATCTCGACAAACTCTTTCTGCGCGGTCGCTGATGAGTGCGTTGCCTCCAGCTATCTTTCTGATGGGGCCGACAGCGGCTGGTAAAACCGACCTCGCGATCGAGTTGACCAAGGTGCTTCCGTGCGAGTTGATCAGCGTTGACTCTGCGCTGGTTTATCGCGACATGGACATCGGGACTGCCAAGCCTTCAAAGGCCCTTTTAGACGA
The DNA window shown above is from Pseudomonas sp. BSw22131 and carries:
- the mutL gene encoding DNA mismatch repair endonuclease MutL, which encodes MHSDNPEARVARIALLSPRLANQIAAGEVVERPASVIKELLENSLDSGARRIDIDVEQAGIKLLRVRDDGGGISSDDLPLALARHATSKIRDLEDLERVMSLGFRGEALASISSVARLTLTSRTRDADQAWQVETEGRDMASRVQPAAHPVGTSVEVRDLFFNTPARRKFLKAEKTEFDHLQEVIKRMALARFDVAFHLRHNGKTILSLHEARDDVARARRVSAICGAGFLEQALPIEIDRNGLKLWGWVGLPTFSRSQADLQYFFVNGRAVRDKLVAHAVRQAYRDVLFNGRHPTFVLFFEVDPAVVDVNVHPTKHEVRFRDGRMVHDFLYGTLHRALGDVRPEDQLAGTTSVTALVRPTGPDAGEFGPQGEMRLASNLLEQPQGDTALRPAGSGSGAGYQYQYTPRPSSVLPAAEAQAAYREFFAPLPGAQGESAGLPGANPVALPDSTGDVPPLGYALAQLKGIYILAENAHGLVLVDMHAAHERIMYERLKIAMASEGLSGQPLLVPESLAVSQREADCAEEHIATFQQLGFELQRLGPETLAIRQIPALLKQAEANQLVQDVLADLMEYGTSDRVQAHMNELLGTMACHGAIRANRRLAIPEMNGLLRDMENTERSGQCNHGRPTWTQLGLDDLDKLFLRGR